The genomic region ACCTCGTCGAGCGCGGCGCCGTAGTTCTCGGCCAGCTTCGTCTCGTCGAAGGACGCCTTGCCGATGACGAAGTGCAGGTTGGCCTGCTTGTCGACGCGGAAGTTGATCTTGCCGCCCTTGATGTCGGCCACGGCCTTGGCCACGTCGGGGGTGACGGTGCCGGTCTTGGGGTTCGGCATCAGGCCACGCGGGCCCAGCACGCGGGCGATCTTGCCGACCTTGGCCATCTGATCCGGCGTCGCGATCGCGGCGTCGAAGTCGAGGAACCCGCCCTGGATCTTCTCGATCAGGTCGTCGCTACCCACCTCATCGGCGCCTGCGGCCAGGGCCGCCTCGGCCTTCTCGCCGACGGCGAACACGATGACGCGGGCGGTCTTGCCGGTGCCGTGGGGCAGGTTGACGGTGCCGCGCACCATCTGGTCGGCCTTGCGGGGGTCAACGCCCAAGCGGATCGCGACCTCGACGGTGGCGTCCTGCTTCTTCGACGACGTCTCCTTGGCCAGCTTCGCGGCCTCGAGCGGCGTGTAGAGGTTGTCGCGGTCGACCTTCGCGGCGGCTTCGCGGTATGCCTTGCTGTTCCTGCTCATGTGCTTTCCAATCAGTTTCGTTGGTTGTGGTTGGTGCGGGCCGAAGCTGGCCCTCCCACGGATCGGCCGGGATGTCCCGACCGGTCCTACGTACTACTTACTTGACCGTGCTACCTGGTCAATCCGACAAGCTACTTGACCGTGATGCCCATGGAGCGGGCGGTTCCGGCGATGATCTTGGAAGCGGCCTCGACGTCGTTGGCGTTGAGGTCTTCCTTCTTGGTCTCCGCGATCTCGCGCACCTGGTCCCAGGTCACCGTGGCAACCTTGGTCTTGTGCGGCTCGCCGGAGCCCTTCTGCACGCCTGCGGCCTTGAGCAGCAGCTTGGCGGCGGGCGGCGTCTTCAGCGCGAACGTGAAGCTGCGATCCTCGTAGACGGTGATCTCCACGGGGATGACGTTGCCGCGCTGCGACTCCGTCGCGGCGTTGTACGCCTTGCAGAATTCCATGATGTTGACGCCATGCTGGCCGAGCGCAGGACCGACCGGCGGGGCGGGGTTGGCCTGCCCGGCCTGGATCTGCAGCTTGATCAGCCCGGCGACCTTCTTCTTCGGGGCCATGCTGTGGTGTTCCTTTTCTTTCTCGGGGCTTCGTCCCAGTTACCCGGGGGTGCCAGTTAGATCTTGGAGACCTGGGTGAAGGTCAGTTCGACAGGTGTCTCACGACCGAAGATCGACACCAGCACCTTGAGCTTCTGCTGCTCGGCGTTGACCTCGCTGATCGAGGCGGGCAGCGTCGCGAACGGGCCGTCCATGACGGTGACCGACTCGCCGACCTCGAAGTCCACCAGGATCTCGGGACGCTCCAGGCTCGCCTCGGACGACGCGGCGGCCGTCGAGGAGGCCTTGCCGGGCTTCTTCGCCGCAGCGGGCGGCAGCAGGAACTTCACGACGTCGTCGAGGGACAACGGCGACGGCTTCGACGTGGCGCCGACGAACCCGGTGACACCCGGGGTGTTGCGCACCGCGCTCCACGACTCGTCGGTGAGTTCCATGCGAACCAGGATGTAGCCGGGCAGCACCTTGCGGTTGACCTGCTTGCGCTGGCCGTTCTTGATCTCGGTGACCTCTTCGGTCGGCACCTCGACCTGGAAGATGTAGTCGCCCACATCCAGGTTCTGCACGCGGGTCTCGAGGTTGGCCTTCACCTTGTTCTCGTAGCCGGCGTAGGAGTGGATCACATACCAATTGCCGGGGCGCCTGCGCAGATCCTTCTTGAGGGTCTCGGCGGGATCGGCGTCCTCGTCCTCTTCCTCGGGGGCCACCTCGTCAACGGTCTCGTCGGTCACGATCTCGTCGGACTCGTCGGTCACAGACTCGTCGGACTCGGTGGTCTCGTCGATGATCGCCTCGGACGCCTCAGGTGCCTCGTCGGACGTCAGGGTCGACGACTCCGCGGCTCCATCGAGCACGTCGGACTCATCCGAGGGCGTATCGCCTTCGAAGGTCGTCACTGTTGTCAGTCCTCTCTAAGTTTCTTCAGCTCGTCACGCGGCCGGTTCGGTCAGCCGAACACCAACGTGATGAGCTTGGCGAAGCCGAAGTCGACTCCACCGATAAGCGCCACCATGAACGCCAGGAATATCAGCACCACGGTGGTGTAGCTGACCATCTGCTTGCGGTTCGGCCAGATCACCTTGCGCAGCTCGGCGACTACCTGCTGCAGGTAGTTGATGACGAAGGTGATCGGGTTACGGGACGGACCCGTCTTTGCCGCCTTGGGCTTCTTGGGTTTCTTTCCGTCACCGTTCTTGGCGGTGTCGGCGACAACGGCGGCGGCTGTACCAGCACCCTCGCGCCGTGATCGCTTTCCCGACGGCCGCTGGGGCCGGGTCACCACGGCGGTCGGGCTGCCGGTGTCACCCTCGTCCGGAGTGTCGGTGCCGTCGCCTGCGGAGACGGCACCGTCGCGCTCGTCGCTCACCGCGTGCTCCCTTGTCCGATCGTGCTTGTCATCGGTGGTCACCTTCCAGTGTCCACGCCTGTCGAATATTCAGTTGAGCAGGGGCGACAGGACTTGAACCTGCAACCTGCGGTTTTGGAGACCGCTGCTCTGCCAGTTGAGCTACGCCCCTTCGGGGTTGGCAGGCCAACCCGCGAGGTCGAGGTTCACACAATTCACGCGCTCCCCGATCGGCCGATCATAAACCGACGGACAGCGCGTGACTTGGGGAAACCCCGAGGACCGAGTGTACATCGGCCCAAGTCTGACTTACTAATCCGCAACGGCGGCGGTTCGAACCACCTGACCTGTCTCGGGATCCCACTTGGCCGAGATCGAGTTGTCCCCCTCGTGACCCATCAGGGTGGTGAACGCCTCCATCACGATCGTGCCGTCCTCATCGGCGCAGACGTTCCGGGTGGTGACGATGTCGGCGCCGAACCGCTCTGTAACCGACTCGACGTGCATGGTGCCGGTCAGCGCGTCACCGACCTTGATCGGCCGGTGGAAGAGGAACTTCTGGTCGACCTGGACGATCTGCAGGGTCTCCATGCCGATGTCGACGTTCGCGAAGAAGTGGTTCTGGATCATCACGGCGAAGATCGAGATGAAGGTGAGTGGCGCGACCAGCGAGTCGTGGCCCAACTCCTTGGCGGCGGCCTCGTCGACAGTGGCCGGATCCATCGACTTCACGGCCCTGGCGTATTGACGAACCTGCTCGCGGCCCACGACGAACGTGTCGGGGTACTTCCAGATCATCCCGCGGATGTCGGTCTTGAGAGCCATGGGTCAGGCCAGCTTCGCCGTAGCGACGGCACGGCCGAAGATCTTCTTTCCCCCTGTTGTGGCGGAAAGCGCAATGACCACCGACTTAGTTTCTGGCTCAACAGATTTCACACGTCCGCTGAACACGATTTCAGCGCCGATGCCGTCGTTGGGGACGGGCACGACCGCGGTGAAGCGGACGTTGTACTCGGTGACCGCGGCCGGGTCGCCCACCCAGGACGTGACGTAGCCGCCGCCCAGGCCCATCGTCAGCATGCCGTGCGCGATGGCGGTGTCGAGGCCGACCTGCTTGGCGATCTCGTCGTCCCAGTGGATGGGGTTCAGGTCGCCGGACACCCCGGCGTAGTTCACCAGGTCGCCGCGAGTCAGCGGAATGATCTTCTCCGGAAGCTGGTCGCCCACCTTCACCGAATCGAACTCACGCAGTGGCATCGCTAAAACCCTCTTCTCCCGATTCGCCCGACCGACCCGCGAGGGTCGTGTACGTCTCCTGCACAACATCACCCTTGTCATTGGTGATGATGGTCTTCGTCACGATGATGTCGGTGCCGTGCGCCTGCCGGAGCCCGTGCCCGTACACGTCGCAGTACAGCTTGTCGCCAGCCCTGATCGGCTGCAGGAACTTCAGCTCCTGGTCGACCTGGACGATCTGAGCGTCCTTGATGCCGATGTTGGCGTCGGCGAAGAACGCGATCTGCGCCTGGTACCCGAAGACCGAGATGAAGGTCAGCGGTGCCGGCAGCGAGCTGTGCCCGAGATCTGCGGCTACGGCCTCGTCGAAGTAGACGGCGTCGTCGTTCTTGACGGCGGTTGCGTACTCCCGAAGCTTCTCCCGACCCACGACGTAGTGGTCCGGGTATCGGTAGTGCATACCGATGATGTCCGAGGAGATAGCCACAAAGCTTGAACCTATCCGGTCAACCGTGGGCGACGCCCAGGGATCGACCGCCTAGCGCGATTCCTTGTGCGGCTGGTGGTGTCCGCAGTTCGGGCAGAACTTCTTGATCTCCAACCGATCGGGATCGTTGCGGCGGTTCTTCTTGGTGATGTAGTTGCGGTGCTTGCACACCTCGCAGGCCAAGGTGATCTTGGGCCGTACGTCTGTACTTGAGGCCACGTTCGTCGTCCTTCTTCGGGTGATTCGTTGTCTTGTAGCGGTGGGGGGACTCGATCCCCCGACCTCACGATTATGAGTCGTGCGCTCTAACCAGCTGAGCTACACCGCCATGATGGCGCCGCCGGTCGGGCTTAGCTTCTCCCGTCGCCTCGCTCGCCCGGTGTCCACCGAGCCCCCTAACGGAATCGAACCGTTGACCTTTTCCTTACCATGGAAACGCTCTACCGACTGAGCTAAG from Mycolicibacterium sp. YH-1 harbors:
- the rpmG gene encoding 50S ribosomal protein L33, with the translated sequence MASSTDVRPKITLACEVCKHRNYITKKNRRNDPDRLEIKKFCPNCGHHQPHKESR
- the nusG gene encoding transcription termination/antitermination protein NusG translates to MTTFEGDTPSDESDVLDGAAESSTLTSDEAPEASEAIIDETTESDESVTDESDEIVTDETVDEVAPEEEDEDADPAETLKKDLRRRPGNWYVIHSYAGYENKVKANLETRVQNLDVGDYIFQVEVPTEEVTEIKNGQRKQVNRKVLPGYILVRMELTDESWSAVRNTPGVTGFVGATSKPSPLSLDDVVKFLLPPAAAKKPGKASSTAAASSEASLERPEILVDFEVGESVTVMDGPFATLPASISEVNAEQQKLKVLVSIFGRETPVELTFTQVSKI
- the rplK gene encoding 50S ribosomal protein L11, producing MAPKKKVAGLIKLQIQAGQANPAPPVGPALGQHGVNIMEFCKAYNAATESQRGNVIPVEITVYEDRSFTFALKTPPAAKLLLKAAGVQKGSGEPHKTKVATVTWDQVREIAETKKEDLNANDVEAASKIIAGTARSMGITVK
- the secE gene encoding preprotein translocase subunit SecE yields the protein MSDERDGAVSAGDGTDTPDEGDTGSPTAVVTRPQRPSGKRSRREGAGTAAAVVADTAKNGDGKKPKKPKAAKTGPSRNPITFVINYLQQVVAELRKVIWPNRKQMVSYTTVVLIFLAFMVALIGGVDFGFAKLITLVFG
- the hadC gene encoding (3R)-hydroxyacyl-ACP dehydratase subunit HadC, whose protein sequence is MALKTDIRGMIWKYPDTFVVGREQVRQYARAVKSMDPATVDEAAAKELGHDSLVAPLTFISIFAVMIQNHFFANVDIGMETLQIVQVDQKFLFHRPIKVGDALTGTMHVESVTERFGADIVTTRNVCADEDGTIVMEAFTTLMGHEGDNSISAKWDPETGQVVRTAAVAD
- the rplA gene encoding 50S ribosomal protein L1 gives rise to the protein MSRNSKAYREAAAKVDRDNLYTPLEAAKLAKETSSKKQDATVEVAIRLGVDPRKADQMVRGTVNLPHGTGKTARVIVFAVGEKAEAALAAGADEVGSDDLIEKIQGGFLDFDAAIATPDQMAKVGKIARVLGPRGLMPNPKTGTVTPDVAKAVADIKGGKINFRVDKQANLHFVIGKASFDETKLAENYGAALDEVLRAKPSSSKGRYLKKVVISTTTGPGIPVDPTVTRNFAEA
- the hadA gene encoding (3R)-hydroxyacyl-ACP dehydratase subunit HadA, which encodes MHYRYPDHYVVGREKLREYATAVKNDDAVYFDEAVAADLGHSSLPAPLTFISVFGYQAQIAFFADANIGIKDAQIVQVDQELKFLQPIRAGDKLYCDVYGHGLRQAHGTDIIVTKTIITNDKGDVVQETYTTLAGRSGESGEEGFSDATA
- the hadB gene encoding (3R)-hydroxyacyl-ACP dehydratase subunit HadB; the encoded protein is MPLREFDSVKVGDQLPEKIIPLTRGDLVNYAGVSGDLNPIHWDDEIAKQVGLDTAIAHGMLTMGLGGGYVTSWVGDPAAVTEYNVRFTAVVPVPNDGIGAEIVFSGRVKSVEPETKSVVIALSATTGGKKIFGRAVATAKLA